Proteins encoded in a region of the Stieleria neptunia genome:
- a CDS encoding nitroreductase family protein: protein MDPASITQVIRNRRSVKPGQMSDRPIDREVLDEILLNANWAPTHGMTQPWRFKIYQGQSRHELANFLAATYKTITPPESFKQAKYDKLCVNPTLAGAVIAVGMKRQESGKISELDEIMAVACAVQNMHLTATAHGLGGFWSTNGAAISDEMRDFIGLAPDDRALGLFYLGHLSGDWPSSAREDIATKVTWA from the coding sequence ATGGATCCCGCCTCGATAACCCAAGTGATTCGCAACCGGCGTTCGGTCAAGCCGGGGCAGATGTCTGATCGACCGATCGACCGTGAAGTCCTCGACGAGATTTTGCTCAATGCCAATTGGGCTCCGACGCACGGCATGACACAGCCCTGGCGTTTCAAGATTTACCAGGGGCAATCGCGACATGAATTGGCGAACTTCCTGGCCGCGACCTACAAGACGATCACGCCGCCGGAGTCTTTCAAGCAAGCCAAGTACGACAAGTTGTGCGTCAACCCGACGCTGGCCGGGGCCGTGATCGCGGTCGGTATGAAACGGCAGGAGAGCGGGAAGATCAGCGAGCTTGACGAGATCATGGCCGTCGCCTGCGCGGTGCAGAACATGCACCTGACGGCCACCGCCCATGGCCTGGGAGGATTCTGGTCCACCAATGGCGCTGCGATCAGCGATGAAATGCGCGACTTCATCGGACTGGCCCCCGACGACCGCGCCTTGGGGTTATTCTACTTGGGGCATCTCAGCGGTGACTGGCCGTCGAGTGCGCGCGAGGACATCGCGACCAAGGTCACGTGGGCCTAG
- a CDS encoding alpha/beta hydrolase family protein has product MSEWKKAFSLVACISLVVVGDWIAETNQKWRTGAGRSSLLFQAPVAKQASTAKAIHTIDVTLVVDASHARLPRENLLVFRDERGKSSPVESPGDWSKRRQSILDGMQSVMGRMPGAEKRCALDMRVVEAVQRPGYLEQLITYQAEPGSRVPAYLLIPDSVRQTPERKLPAVLCLHPTDNRIGHRVVVDSDAKPNRQYASELAKRGYVTLSPSYPLLADYQPDLKALGWESGTLKAVWDNRRGLDLLESLPYVDARGFGCIGHSLGGHNAVYTAVFEDRIKAVVSSCGLDSYLDYYGGDAARWRPEQGWCQTRYMPRLADYRGRLEQIPFDFHEMIGALAPRHVLISAPLHDGNFQAASVDRIAKAARAVYTLLGHPDHLRVEHPDCDHDFPVAIRQQAYQLFDQVLQP; this is encoded by the coding sequence GTGAGCGAGTGGAAGAAAGCGTTCAGCCTGGTCGCTTGTATCAGTCTCGTCGTCGTGGGCGATTGGATCGCTGAAACGAATCAAAAGTGGCGGACCGGCGCGGGTCGGTCGTCGTTGCTGTTTCAAGCCCCCGTCGCAAAGCAAGCTTCTACCGCGAAGGCAATTCACACGATCGACGTGACGTTGGTCGTCGACGCAAGCCACGCCAGGCTGCCGCGTGAAAATCTATTGGTGTTTCGCGACGAACGTGGCAAGTCGTCTCCCGTTGAATCCCCCGGCGACTGGTCCAAGCGACGGCAGTCGATTCTTGACGGGATGCAGTCGGTGATGGGGCGAATGCCCGGTGCCGAAAAACGCTGCGCGTTGGACATGCGCGTCGTCGAGGCAGTCCAACGGCCGGGATATTTGGAGCAGTTGATCACGTACCAGGCCGAACCGGGCTCGCGCGTCCCGGCCTACCTGTTGATCCCCGACTCGGTTCGCCAGACCCCCGAACGCAAGTTGCCAGCCGTGTTGTGTCTGCACCCGACCGACAACCGAATCGGCCACCGCGTCGTCGTCGACAGCGACGCCAAGCCGAATCGCCAATACGCCAGCGAGTTGGCCAAGCGGGGATACGTGACGCTTTCGCCAAGTTATCCGTTGCTGGCCGATTACCAACCCGACCTCAAGGCGCTGGGATGGGAAAGCGGAACGCTCAAGGCCGTGTGGGACAACAGGCGTGGCTTGGATTTATTGGAGTCGTTGCCTTATGTCGACGCCCGCGGATTTGGTTGCATCGGTCATTCGCTGGGCGGACACAACGCGGTCTACACCGCCGTTTTTGAGGATCGAATCAAAGCGGTGGTTTCAAGCTGCGGTCTGGATTCTTACCTCGACTACTATGGTGGCGACGCGGCGCGTTGGAGGCCCGAACAGGGCTGGTGTCAGACACGTTACATGCCCCGGTTGGCGGACTATCGTGGGCGGCTGGAACAAATCCCGTTCGACTTTCATGAGATGATCGGCGCGCTGGCTCCTCGTCACGTCTTGATTTCAGCCCCTCTGCATGACGGGAACTTTCAAGCCGCAAGCGTCGACCGAATTGCCAAGGCCGCCCGCGCGGTCTACACGTTGCTGGGCCATCCCGATCATCTGCGTGTCGAACATCCCGATTGCGACCACGACTTCCCGGTGGCAATCCGGCAGCAGGCCTACCAACTGTTCGACCAAGTCCTACAGCCCTAA
- a CDS encoding DUF1805 domain-containing protein, protein MNDETLPRSIARELNFENGSAIGISNRWENGQYCSILTRRGIVGCGIYDMVTPAEFNQAIAIAKGTPSDPLVEPEDLFDATIVDATPQAKALGVEIGMTGRQAVEKMLAG, encoded by the coding sequence ATGAACGACGAAACGCTTCCCCGATCAATCGCTCGTGAATTGAACTTTGAAAACGGCTCGGCAATCGGCATCAGCAATCGCTGGGAGAACGGCCAGTACTGTTCGATCCTCACGCGCCGGGGCATCGTCGGATGCGGGATCTATGACATGGTGACGCCCGCCGAATTCAACCAAGCCATCGCCATCGCCAAGGGCACTCCCAGCGACCCGTTGGTCGAACCGGAAGACCTGTTCGATGCAACAATCGTCGACGCGACGCCGCAAGCCAAAGCGTTGGGTGTCGAAATCGGCATGACCGGCCGGCAGGCGGTCGAGAAAATGCTCGCCGGCTAA
- a CDS encoding VOC family protein codes for MTSSSTQSNATNSVIRVKAIDHVTIVVEDLARSRDFYRDLLGMVEVDRPDGCMQLWFYDPDGHCVEVFDRTGDTPGTRWQR; via the coding sequence ATGACCAGCTCATCAACTCAATCGAATGCCACCAATTCTGTCATTCGTGTCAAAGCGATTGATCATGTCACGATTGTCGTCGAAGACTTGGCACGCAGCCGAGATTTTTACCGAGACCTGCTCGGGATGGTGGAAGTCGATCGACCCGATGGATGCATGCAACTCTGGTTCTATGATCCCGACGGGCATTGTGTCGAGGTTTTCGATCGCACCGGCGACACGCCTGGGACGAGGTGGCAGCGATGA
- a CDS encoding pentapeptide repeat-containing protein has product MIQPARSPVAPRVISPISGDVTPLVDQVEGLLVRGKHVRVRLEGEANTMALGHLAAVLPEMIAANRLRLDDESQPFDLSGAAVTVVTSKLIRCDLVLRLCGWSRDDFIEYLLAVHPDQCRSVMSRLKDANLRYASGSPAVWRLILDRMAADPTVSEIESIVVEEVHRRIGDQVRSRALADMMLMHSAEAFGMLPMDSVLPTAVAQVLSEPDVAMAFTNERFIWRLRSPDVGDVQALMSYRWPWGRLTSIAKLIDKNDQIPLHLIKAFGDGRSTSAATCATLLCLCDQQWKPSGKQICLRGGRFDNAQWAEIDLRSADLNGARFCNADLTRANFKGACLRSVDFSGAVLRSVDFSQRFRKSDHHPAQRVEAGEGRHHQRKATEKAPPALLDIVTGSFRNADLSCADLSGRCFQQCDFVDADLTGVRAHGVWFEGGRIDGADFSGGDFSESQFLKMDFQNATIDGSSFYGSDFVSPNLDAVTATNVSFQHCGLSHASMTASTLTACNFHDATLVNARLAEIDWQDCDLRDADLRGCTFHLGSTRCGMVDSPYPSHGTRTGFYTDDFDEQYFKSPETIRKANLCGSDLRGADITGVDFYLVDLRGAKFDPDQRKQFVASGAILDD; this is encoded by the coding sequence ATGATCCAGCCCGCCCGCTCGCCCGTCGCCCCACGCGTGATCTCGCCGATCAGCGGAGACGTTACGCCACTGGTCGATCAGGTCGAAGGCTTGTTGGTTCGCGGCAAACACGTCCGCGTGCGGCTGGAAGGCGAAGCGAACACGATGGCGCTGGGGCACCTCGCTGCGGTGTTGCCCGAGATGATTGCGGCCAACCGGTTGCGTCTGGATGACGAATCTCAGCCCTTCGACTTGAGCGGCGCAGCGGTCACCGTGGTGACCAGCAAGCTGATTCGCTGCGATCTGGTCTTGAGGCTCTGTGGATGGTCGCGTGACGATTTCATCGAGTATCTGTTGGCCGTGCACCCCGACCAGTGCCGGAGCGTGATGAGCCGACTGAAAGATGCGAATCTGCGATACGCGTCAGGCTCGCCCGCCGTTTGGCGGTTGATTCTCGACCGGATGGCTGCGGACCCGACGGTCAGCGAGATCGAATCCATCGTCGTTGAGGAAGTCCACCGCAGGATCGGCGATCAGGTGCGATCCAGGGCACTGGCGGACATGATGCTGATGCACTCGGCCGAGGCGTTCGGCATGCTGCCGATGGACAGTGTTTTACCCACGGCGGTCGCCCAGGTCCTCAGCGAACCCGATGTCGCAATGGCGTTCACGAACGAGCGTTTTATTTGGCGTCTGCGTTCGCCCGACGTGGGGGACGTTCAAGCGTTGATGTCATATCGCTGGCCGTGGGGACGACTCACCTCGATTGCGAAGTTGATTGACAAGAATGATCAAATCCCCCTCCATTTGATCAAGGCCTTCGGTGACGGGCGGTCCACGTCTGCCGCAACGTGCGCCACGTTGCTCTGCCTGTGCGATCAACAATGGAAACCCTCCGGCAAGCAGATCTGTCTGCGCGGAGGGCGGTTCGACAACGCGCAGTGGGCCGAAATTGATTTGCGTTCGGCAGATCTAAATGGTGCCAGGTTTTGCAACGCGGACTTGACGCGAGCCAACTTCAAAGGGGCTTGCCTCCGATCGGTCGATTTCTCCGGTGCAGTGTTACGTTCTGTCGATTTCAGCCAACGGTTCCGCAAATCGGATCACCATCCGGCACAGCGAGTGGAAGCAGGCGAAGGCAGGCATCATCAGCGGAAGGCAACGGAAAAGGCCCCTCCCGCCTTGCTCGATATCGTCACGGGCAGCTTCCGCAACGCGGACCTGTCTTGTGCGGATTTATCCGGCCGTTGTTTTCAGCAATGCGATTTCGTCGACGCCGATCTGACAGGTGTCCGCGCCCACGGCGTCTGGTTTGAAGGAGGCCGGATCGATGGAGCGGACTTCAGCGGCGGAGACTTTTCCGAATCACAGTTTTTGAAGATGGACTTTCAAAACGCAACGATCGATGGCTCGAGTTTTTATGGTTCAGATTTCGTGTCGCCGAACCTGGACGCCGTGACGGCAACGAATGTCAGTTTCCAGCACTGCGGTTTGTCCCACGCATCGATGACCGCGTCGACGTTGACCGCATGCAACTTTCACGATGCAACGCTCGTCAATGCAAGGCTGGCGGAAATCGATTGGCAGGATTGTGATCTCCGCGACGCCGATTTACGCGGCTGCACGTTTCATCTCGGATCCACACGTTGCGGAATGGTCGACAGCCCCTATCCGTCGCACGGTACACGGACGGGGTTCTATACCGATGACTTTGACGAGCAATACTTCAAGAGCCCCGAAACGATTCGAAAAGCCAATCTGTGTGGTTCGGATTTGCGGGGGGCAGACATCACCGGCGTCGATTTCTATCTTGTCGATTTGCGGGGCGCCAAGTTTGATCCCGATCAACGCAAACAATTCGTCGCCAGCGGCGCGATTTTGGATGACTAA